GATGAAATACGTATTCATGATGTCAGCGGTTGCTGCATCCTCAAAGCTTTCCCGCTCCATCACATGACACCAGTGACAAGCGGCGTACCCTATACTCACCAGAATAGGCTTGTCTTCCGTTCTGGCCCGCTCCAGTGCCTCTTCTCCCCAGGGATACCACTCCACCGGGTTATGCGCGTGCTGCAATAAATAAGGACTGGTTTCGCCCGCAAGTTTATTCATGGAATCCGCTTAAATAATTGAAACTGGGATAGTTTTGATTGATAACGATACACGCTACAAGAATAAAAAGATTTTGACAGAATTACCAGTTCCTGAAAAGATTTTTTGAGGAGATAATAACAACCGGAGAAAACTGCTGCTGCGACCGCTTAGCAGTAACAAAGCAGGGATGGCTACTGCCATCCCTGGTAAACTATTTATGCGACACACATTATTCGCTTATTTCTTGGAAAGACCTGCGAGGTACTGGTCCAGTGCAGCAGCCATAGAGGGTGCCTGCGGGGCCGGCGCTTTCACATCCAGTCTTAAACCTGCTTCTTCCACCGCAGCTGAAGTAGTAGGCCCGAAAGCCCCGATACGCGTACCATTTTGTTCAAAAGAAGGCACGTTCTCGAATAAAGACCTCACACCGGAAGGACTGAAAAACACGATCATGTCGTAGTTCGTCTTGCCCAGTATCTCCTTTACATCGTTGGAAACGGTTTTATAAAGGGTGGCTGTGGCATACTCACATTTGTTCGTTTTCAACCATTCCTCAATGTCCTTTTTCTGGCTGTCAGAACTGGGGAAGAGAAACTTCTCGTTGTCCCGGTGTTTGTTCATCACTTCCAGTACACCTTTGGTAGAACCGTCAGCTCCGTAAAACACCTTCCGCTTACGATAGAGAATGAATTTCTGCAGGTATAGCGCAACTGCTTCCGTGATACAAAAGTACTTGCAATCCTGCGATACCTTAATCTTCATTTCTTCACAGATCCGGAAAAAGTGGTCCACCGCATTACGACTGGTAAAAATTACTGCCGTGAAAGCCAGGATGTCAATTTTCTGTTTCCGAAACTCCTTAGCGGGTAAGCCTTCCACCCTGATGAATGGATAAAAGTCCAATTTTATATTGAACTTCTTCGCCAGATCAAAATAGGGAGACTTTTCTGTTTCAGGCTTAGGTTGAGAAATTAGGATTGACTGAATTTGTTTACCTTGCAAATCTTTTTTTGGCCCGCCTTTAATCATACTTTTTTATGCTCTTGTGTTAACAATAGGCGATAATCAAGGATTACCAGTTAACCAGATATTCAGCAGCACCTTTGTTAATATTAGCACCGGCGCTACTTCGAATGCGCAAAGGTAAAGAAAAAAATGCAATTTACTGAAGGATAGGTATTGCCTAACTAAAGAATAAGATCTAATATACCGATAGACAACTAATAATACTATAAAAAATATCGAAATATAGAGGAAAGTACGGGCTATTTCCACGTCACAGAAAGCCAACACCACCAGGAACGGCACCAGTAGCACCCCCAGGATCTTATTGATCAGGTACAAAATAAAAATATAGGCATCGGCCAGCTCGCTGTTACCAAACAACCAGCCACAGAAACGCAGCATCACATATTTGATACCATACACAACTGCCACCAGGACGATCAGCCCGGGAATCAGCAACCACGGCTCCGCCTGTGGAAACACCTGCTGCCGGTACAATACCAGGTAAAGATATACCCCCAGCGACACCGCAAAAAAGGTATTGAGCAGCATATTCGGGAAAGGCGCCTGTGACAGCTGGTCCTTCAGCTGCCGCTGGCTCAGCGTGGGGTTTAGGAAAGCCCTGAAGAGGTCCGCAAAATATTTGGTGTACGACAACCGGATGATGCTCAGCAGCAATAATATACCGCCTACGAGATACACGAGCCAGTCCATATTCCGAAAAGGCCGCAGGGGATTGGTGTCCCGAAAGGAAGGCCTTCCCGGCTTCAGAAAAATGTTCTCCTGCGCCAGCTTCTTCATGTACAGGTCAAACTCAGATACCGGCTTCGGCCTGGGCGCCGCCGCCAGCGCTGCGCTGTCTGTTTTGTGAGCGTTGGTGTCTACCGGCACTGTAGCCGTAGCTGGCACCACAGCGGTCTTTACCGTATCTTTTCTGATGGTCCGTGTCGTATCTTTTTTCAACGCCACGGCAGCAGGCTTCGGTTTCGGCTTCGGACGAAGTGAATCCGGCACCGTGCGGACAGCCGCAGGTTTCTTTTTGACAGGGGCAGGCACGGCAGTACTGTCTGCTGTTTGTGCCATTATCGGTAAGTAGCTGAAAATAAATAGAAACAATAACCAGTTGCGCACCAGGAAAATATTTTGCAATGACTTTTAATCGGTTTTCCAATTTCAACGTGTGCCCCTCACCACACCAACCAGGGGGCAATTAACACCGTCCTGTTCACATAACAAAACTGAAACGTAATTTTGCTGTTTGCAAAGATATTAAAATAGTCCATAGTTGACCTGTAATACGGCAACAGCAGGCTATTATAAAAAACGTCCATGGCCGGAATTTATTTACATATTCCCTTCTGTAAGCAGGCTTGTTACTACTGCAACTTCCATTTTTCCACCTCACTGGCCCGCAAAGCGGAGATGGTGCAATGCCTCCTGCAGGAAATAGACCTGCAAAAGGACTACCTCGGCGGTGAACGGATAGACACCATCTATTTCGGTGGCGGAACCCCCAGCTTACTGGACACCGCAGAACTGCAATTGCTGCTGGCCCGCCTGTACAGCACCTTCGACGTGGCGTCTGACGTGGAAATCACACTGGAAGCCAATCCTGACGACCTGGACCTGGTTAAGCTCCAGTCTCTCCGCGCTGCCGGCATCAACCGGCTCAGCATCGGGGTACAGTCTTTCCACGAAGCAGATCTGAAATGGATGAACCGCGCCCATAACAGCCAACAGGCGCTGGAATGTATTGTCCAGGCGCAACAACTCGGATTCCGCAATATCACCATAGACCTGATCTATGGCGGCCCCACGCTCACCGACGAAGGGTGGAGGCAGAACGTGGAACAGGCCATCGCACTGGGCGTGCCGCACCTGTCATGTTACGCGCTGACCGTGGAACCCGGCACGGCGCTCGACCATTTTATCCGTAAGAAAAAGATGGAAGCCACTGACCCCGATAAAGCAGCCCGTCATTTTGAACAACTGATGCAGTGGCTGGAAGCCGCCGGCTACGAGCACTACGAAATCTCCAATTTCGCTTTGCCCGGCTGGCACTCACAGCATAACAGCAGCTACTGGCAAGGCCGGTCTTACCTGGGCATCGGCCCTTCGGCCCACTCTTTCAACGGCCACTCCCGCCAGTGGAACATTGCCAATAACACTGCCTATATTAAACGCATCACCGCCGGCGAAGTACCAGCGGAAACAGAAAGTCTCACCAAAGAGATGCAGTTCAATGAATACATTATGACCTCCCTGCGGACTTCCGCCGGCTGCCACCTGGAATGGGTCGCTGAAAAATTTGGCGCAGACCAAAGCCTTCGCCTGCAACGGGAGAGTAAGTCACTGATAGCCAAAGGATGGATGGTACAAGAAGGAGAAACGCTGCGGCTCACCAAAGCCGGACGGCTGTTTGCAGACGGTATCGCAGCGGATTTTTTCATTTGAGCCCGGGGCTAAATTGTCAGCAGGCTATCCCTTTTTACAGGAAAAAATTCAGGGATTCAATTATCCGGACACATTCCAAATAATCAAATCCCTAAATAAAAAAATATCAAAATAATTCTACCAGCCCAGCACGTAAGAGAAGATCAGCGGCGCTACGATAGTGGCATCTGATTCCACGATGAACTTAGGCGTATGTATATCCAGTTTGCCCCAGGTGATTTTTTCATTGGGAACAGCGCCGGAATAAGAACCGTAGGAAGTAGTAGAGTCGGAGATCTGGCAGAAATAGCTCCAGAAAGGAACATCGGTCCATTCCAGGTCCTGGTACATCATTGGCACTACGCAGATGGGGAAGTCGCCCGCAATACCGCCACCGATCTGGAAGAAGCCAACGCCTTTACCACCGGAATTTTTACGGTACCAGTCAGACAGGAAGATCATGTATTCGATACCGCTCTTCATGGTAGAGGCTTTCAGCTCACCTTTAATGCAGTAGGAAGCGAAGATGTTGCCCATGGTGCTGTCTTCCCATCCCGGAACGATGATAGGAATATTTTTTTCAGCAGCGGCCAGCATCCAGCTGTTTTTAGGATCGATTTCGTAGTTCTCTTTCATCACACCGCTCAGCAGCAGTTTGTACATGAACTCGTGCGGGAAATAACGTTCACCGGCATCTTCCGCGTCTTTCCAGATTTTGTGGATGTGTTTCTGGATGCGGCGGAAAGCCTCTTCTTCAGGGATGCAGGTATCGGTAACACGGTTAAAGCCTTGTTCCAGGAGGTCCCATTCTTCCTGCGGGCTCAGGTCACGGTAGTTAGGCACTCTTTTGTAGTGAGTGTGCGCCACGAGGTTCATAATATCCTCTTCCAGGTTAGCGCCGGTACAGGAGATGATGTCTACTTTGCCCTGACGGATCATTTCAGCGAAAGAAATGCCCAGCTCGGCCGTACTCATAGCACCGGCCAATGTTACCATCATTTTACCACCTTCCAGTAAATGTGTTTCATATCCTTTGGCAGCATCCACCAATGCAGCAGCATTAAAGTGGCGGTAATGGTGCTGGATAAATTGAGAAATGGGTCCCTTATTCATGTCATTTAATCATTTATACATTAACAGCCTGGCTCATAAAGCCTTAACAGCTGGCAAAGTTAAGATAATTTTCCAAGGCGAAAGGGGAGAGGTCCATAAAAGAGAAAGGTCCGTGGCGGCGCCCACAGACCTGTTCATTTCAATCAAACGGAAAGCACAACTAAAACTATGCTTTTTTGAGACGGCTCTGTACACTGGTACTGCCGCTCGCATCTGCTTTTAAAGTGGTCCAGGTATCTTTTCCCTCAAGGGTGATAAAGTAAACAACATTACCATTGGCAGCATATTCCACGATGCAGTAGATGCTGTCGTTCGGATATCTTTTATTGAGCCTGGAGGTCAGTGACAGTGGCAGCTGTTCAGGGCCCAGGTAGCGGGAAGTGGCCAGCAGTGTTCCTGCATCATCGAAGAAGGCAGTCACCTTGCTGCTGCGCATGTTAAATTTCGCTGTGAAGGTTTTGTTATCATCGGTATACCATTTTACTTCACTGGCTCCGGCAAAAGTCTCGCTAAAAGAATGTTCTATTCTGCTGTTAACTTTAGTTTCGTACGGATTTGCAAAGAGGGCGCCTGCACTAAGCAGTAATGCTGCACTCATCAAAAGGATTAATTTTTTCATGGCGGAAAAAAATTAAGAGGTTTTTAAATGTTTTTGTGTTGGTTTTTTGCTTTGATGACTCAAAACTACGACGGGAATGGATGGTTGGTCAAGCCATACTTTACTGGTGGAGGCACTAGATAATTTGAACTATCCGCTATCGGACGTTCGGCTGGCCGGTGGCGGACAACCGCGTATGTACCGCAGCCATGGCCTGTTTGTTGGTGCCACCTTGCCAATGTTGCATGGGCGTGTGTTAAGATTGTGTTAAAGTGGATGAGAAATGTGGTTCAACGTGAAAACCGGCATGCCTTGACTATCAGTGGCAAAACGAATCGTTACATTTGTCTGGTCAAATCATCAGAAAGGCTTTATTATGAACTATCTGGCACATGCTTACCTCTCCTTTCATCAGCCGGCACTGATCACCGGCAACCTGATCGCGGATTATGTAAAAGGCCGGCAGCAGCTGGCGTTATACCCCCCCGATGTGCAGCAGGGCATACGGTTGCACCGGGCTATTGATACCTTCACCGACCAACATGCTGTCACCGCACAGGCCAAGACTTTTTTCCGCCCGGCCTGCGGCCTTTACAGCGGCGTATTTACAGACCTGGTATATGACCATTTCCTGGCAACAGACAGTACCCGCTTCTCTGAAGACACCCTGTATGATTTTTCCAAAGAAGTATATGATGTCATTACCGGCCGGGAAGAAGTGCTGCCGGAGAGGTTCCTGGAGATGTTCGCCTACATGCGGCAGTACAACTGGCTCTTCAATTACCGTGGCAACGACGGCATGGAAAGGGCCTTTCGGGGCATCAGCGCCAGGGCCAAAGGATTAGAAAGCAGTCCTGCCGTTATTTTTGCTATCTTTCTGGAACATTATGATGCCTTAAAGGACTGCTACCAGGCCTTTTTCCCCGCGCTCCAGACACATGTGGAAAATTTGTTACAAAACGAAACCCGCTAAGGGCCTGTTAAAGCCCCTCAGGTTACTTTCCGGATTCACTAAAAATCTCTAGGTTTGGGGCCGCAAATTGTTTTAAAAGAAAATAAAGCTCACAGGATGTTTAAAAAAGCCATCATTTTCGCCTTTGCACTCGGAGTATTTGCCGCCAACGCAGGAGCCCAGGATAAAAAATTACCACCACTCGACGCCAGCCCTATGGACATGGCTTATTACCCGCCCATGTACCCTTATGTGGTAAAGGTAAAGGGTGAGCCAGGCACATTGGTGGCCAGGGTCATCTATAGCCGTCCGCAAACAAAGGGCAGGGAGATTTTTGGTAACCTGGAAGAATACGGAAAAATATGGAGGCTGGGCGCCAACGAAGCCACTGAGATAGAATTTTTCAGACCGGTGGTCATTGCCGGCAAAAACGTTCCGAAAGGACGGTATACCATGTATGCCATCCCCACCGAAAAAACATGGACCATTATCCTCAACAAGGAAACAGATATCTGGGGCGCATTTAAATATGACCAACGTAAAGACGTGGTGAGAACAGCCCTCCCCGTAACACCACTGGACACCCCGCTGGACGCCTTCACCATGGTATTTGAAAAAGGTGATCCCGGTGCCAATCTGATCATCGCCTGGGACAAGGTAAGCGTAAGCCTTCCTATCCGGTGGACGGATGGCGGTGCCAGGAAATAACACCCTCACAAGATAAAAATACAAATGGCCCAACGATGTCAAAACCGTTGGGCCATTGTATTTATATAGTATGAACTATGTTTCAAAAAGAAAGGGCGGTAAGACTACCGCCCTAAGAATTTTAACCATATCCTATGAAAAACCTAAACGAATGTATATCGAATATCCGTACCCGTTAGACTTCATTTGGTGAACGATATAAAAATGTTCGTAAGCGTGCTAAATCATTCCATCAACAATTTTTCGGGCGCTAAATTGGACAATAATTGCCGTGCCCGCTAAAATGTTCCAATCACAAAAGGGAGTATATTTGAAAAACCGCCAGAAATTGTTCATTATAAAATATTTAAGACATGAAGCTGGGAACTAAACTCATACACGCAGGTGTAGCGCCCGATCCCTCCACAGGGGCCATTATGACACCTATCTTTCAAACCTCCACCTATGTGCAGAGTGCTCCGGGGGTACACAAAGGATACGAATATGCCCGTACACAAAACCCCACCCGCGACGCCCTTCAAAATGCATTGGCAGCCATTGAAAACGGTACACATGGTATTAATTTCGGCAGCGGCCTGGCCGCTACCGATGCAGTCATGAAACTGCTGTCGCCCGGCGATGAAGTTGTGGCAACCAATGATTTATACGGCGGCACCTACCGCATCTTCACCAAAGTATTTGAACGGTACGGTATTAAGTTCTCTTTTGTGGGCATGCGCGACGCCGCCAGCGTGGCAGCGCATATCACGCCTAAAACCAAAATGATCTGGCTGGAGACACCCACCAACCCGCTGCTGAACATCATTGATATTGCTGCAGTGGCGCAGATCGCCCAAAAGAACGGCGTACTGCTGTGCGTAGACAATACCTTTGCGTCTCCATACCTGCAAAATCCGCTGGACCTGGGCGCTGACATCGTACTGCATTCAGCCACCAAATACCTGGGCGGCCATAGTGATGTGGTACATGGCGCCGTCATCGTTAAAAACGAAGAACTGGCCCAACAACTGTATTTCATACAAAACAGCTGCGGCGCTGTGCCGGGGCCTCAGGACTGCTTCCTGGTGCTGCGCGGCATTAAAACCCTGCATGTGCGTATGCAACGCCATTGTGAAAACGGGGAAAAAATCGCTCACTTCCTGCGTAATCATGATAAAGTGGACAAGGTATACTGGCCCGGCTTTACCGATCATCCCAACCATGACATTGCCAAACGCCAGATGCGGGGCTATGGCGGCATGATGTCTTTCACGTTGAAAGATGATAATATGGACGCTGCCAACAGGGTCCTGAGCCATACACACCTGTTCTCCCTGGCAGAATCACTCGGTGGCGTAGAGTCACTGATCGGACACCCGGCCAGCATGACACACGCATCCATCCCCCGGGAAGAGCGGATTAAAAACGGGCTGGCCGATTCACTCATCCGCCTGAGCGTGGGCATCGAAGATGTGGACGACCTGATCGCTGACCTGGACCAGGCAATCGGATAACACGCTCATCAATCTGATTTTAATTCTTACAGGTTAAAAATTATCTTTACCAGGTATATCATTTTACCTGGACCATATCCACAGCCTATTTTAAACAGTGCTGACGAAATAAACCACCTGTACGGTTGCCGGAGGGCAGCAGTACAGGTGGTTGACGCGTATAGCCAGGCTGCAGATGCTACATGTGACACACTATGAAGATCCAACAACTGAAGGACTTCCTGAATGCGAAAGCGGCATCCTATAATCATCCGGATTTTATTGCAAATGACCCCATTTGCATCCCGCACCGCTTCAACGAACTGCAGGACATAGAAATTGCCGGCCTCTTTGCCGCTATACTGGCCTGGGGCAACCGTACCAGCATTATCAACAAATGCACGGAACTGATGCGGCATATGGACAATGCGCCCTATGACTACATCCGCAATCATGACCCGCGCGACCGGATGAAGCTGATGACCTTCTGCCACCGCACCTTTAACGGGGTAGACCTCCTGTATTTCGTGGAATTCCTACAGCATTACTACACCAACATCACCTCCCTTGAATTCGCCTTCAGCGGACATCTGAGCCCGGAGGATGAAAACGTTGAAAAAGCCCTGACCGGCTTCCATAAAATGTTTTTCTCCCTGGAACATCCCGCCCGTACCGAAAAACATATATCTTCCCCTGCCAAGCACTCTGCCTGCAAACGATTGAACATGTATTTGCGCTGGATGGTGCGAAAAGATGAAAATGGCGTGGATTTTGGGCTGTGGCAACATATTTCACCATCACAACTGATATGCCCGATGGATGTTCACGTAAGCCGCGTGGCCACCAGGCTGGGACTTATATCAGATGCGAAGTCTGACTGGAAAACAGCGGTATCGCTCACCCACGAGCTCAAAAAACTGGACCCGGAAGATCCGGCCAAATACGACTTCGCCCTGTTTGGATTAGGTGTGATCGAAAAGTATGTTTGATTAAATTAAATTACGGTAATGAAAAAATTATTGGGCGCCATTGCAACCTTGCTGACATTATCCTTTGCCGCAAAAGCACAGGACTATATGTCGATCAATTACAACTTCAACAAGGGAGAACAGTTCGAACTGGAACAGAAAAGCCGTACGGAGACCTATACCACTGTTAATGAGACTCAGCAACGGGTTACCCGCGACTATAACAATATCATCACTATCGATGTCACCGATGTAATACCCGGCAAAGCCGTGCTCACGTTCCGGTATAAAGAACTGCGATTCAATTTCAACGCTAAAAACCAGAACATCTTTGTGGATGCCAAAGTGGATAAAGCCGAAGAACCTTTTCAGGCCGGCCTGAAAAAACTGCTGGACCAGCCGTTTACCGTGGAACTGCAAAGCACCGGCGTGATCACTAAGATCGATGGCCTCGATAACCTGCTTAGCAACGCAGAAGCCGCCTTCAGCTCCCTGAAAAAAAATGAGCAGGAAGCGTATAAGAAACTGATGAAAGACCAGTTTGGCACCGACGCCTTCCGCGCCTGGCTGGAACAACTACTCATTATGTATCCGGCACATGGCATCAAAACAGGCACCCAATGGGAAGAAAGCGTACCCCTTCGCGGCGGCCTCATAGGCAGGATAGACCTTTACTGGAATCTCCAGACCTGGGACTCTCAGACCGCCAAGATTGGAGGTACCTCCAAAATCAATACTGACAAGGTGCAAACCCTGACCCTCGACGATGATATCAAAGCCACGGCCGAAATCAGCGGCACCACCTCGTCCAACTACCTGGTCATGCGCAGTAGCGGTATGCCCAGCATCTGCGTGCAGAATACGGAAATGAATGGTAACTACACCTACAAAGTGAACAAAGCAAAAGGCATTAAACACGATCTGAAAGTGCCGGTGAAAGTAATCACCAACGCTTCCTACAAAATAAAACAGATGAAATAATGAACAGCTTTCCTGCACCATACCTTCAGGAGACGGCCACCTGGGCGCAACAAACATTTGAGGTGAGCGTACCACCGGGCAATATCAGTTTCGATCAACTGCAGGAAATACTGGGCAGAAGACTGGAGTATCTCATCAGCAACGATTTACAACAGTTTATTTTTCTGCTCTATCGTATAGACGTGGCAGAGAAAAAAGTAAAACAAATACTCGCATATGCCGCCGAACAGGGCACTGATCCCTACCGGCCCATCGCTGCCCTGATCATTGAAAGGCAGCTGCAGAAAATAGCTTCCCGGGAAGCTTTCCGGCAAGATAACCTGCCGGACGATGAAGAAAGATGGTGAAGCATTTACGGATTTTTTGATTTCGTGACCAGTTAAATGAATATAAAAAAACGGCCAAAGCGGAAACCTGCTTTGGCCGTTTTTTTATTGATCTGTAAATCAAAAAGTTCGTAAATCAGAACATCAGCTCCTTTACTTTCTCCTTGTCTTCCTTTTCCTTGTCCAGGTCGAAGAAAGTGCCGAACACGCGGTCCCAGAACGCAGAGCTTACGCCAAAACCTTTCTCCTCGCTTTTGTAGTGATGGAGGTGGTGATTACGCCACAGTGGCTTCATAAACTTAAAGGGTGGGTTCCAGGCATGAATGGCATAGTGCATGCTGCCATAAATGAGATATCCCAGCAGAAAGCCCGGGAAGAACATGAACGTGTACTGCCGCAGGAAAATATACTGGCTGCCAAAGATCGCTGAAGCCAGGATCAGGCTCGGTACCGGCGGCATGAACAAACGCTGTTTGTCCCGCGGATATTCGTGGTGGTTACCGTGCATCACATAAATAAAGCGTTGCACCCTGGGGCTCTCACTGGCAAAGTGAAAGATGAACCGGTGCATGATATACTCGAAGAGCGACCAGAATAACATCGCGCCAACAAATATCAGAGCTACCGTTCCAACTTCAAAACCTAATGAGTCGTGGCTATAGTAAAGCATATAGCCAATAATGGGCAAATACATTCCCCAGATCACCAGGGGATGCGTTTTTGTCAGCATCTCGAGGTACTGGCTTTCAAATAATCTTGCCTGTCCTTTGTTCTTAATCTTTTCAAATTTCATGAATCCCAGTTTTAACGCGTAACAGTTACGGGAAAATGAATAAGACCCTTCTTATTTACCCCGGCAGGTAGTTTAGTCCCCGTCTGCCGATTTCAGGCACAAAAATACAATCTTCACCTTAATTGGGATATTTTAGTTCCTAAATTATCCATCAAATATTATAACGCCCGCTTTCCGCTACTGCCTGTAATTGATACGAAACTCGTTTAAATCCGGCTGGTAGGCCCGTTTGCGTTGTAACTCGTATTGATAAAGGATGTTCCCGGCATCCCGGAAAAACGGATACCCCTCTTCCTCATATTCATATTTATCATCATTTAAAATACCATCGCGGTTCACATACACTGTTCCGGTTAGCATAAACTCCACATGATGTTCAAAATCAACGATGTAAGCCGCATCTGTGAGGAAACCGTACGACCAGCCCGTTTTATTGAAGACCCGTATGCCGGACGGTATATGACGCCCCGCACCCTTGAAAAGGAAAAACTTCGTATAGCTGTCGAAGTACTCCGTAGTGTCGTAAACGGGGTCTGTGCTTTCAGAAGGGTACTCCGACATATACCGGTACAGGAACCGGTAGTCCTCAGGCGTTATCCGGAAACGCTGTGACGCCGGCACTGATTGCGGGAAAATCACCGATTGCAGTAGCTGTTGCAGGTCCTGCAACGGCAGGTTATTATGCTTCGTAAAATCCATCGGCTCAGATACCAGATGATCGTTTTTATCCATGTACCCCGCACCAATCCGGATGTTCCTGCTATAGTCATATTGCAGCGTGCTCACAGCGGGCGCCTGCCAGTACAGCGTTTTGCCGTTTTTAACAAACCGGATGGCATTGGTGCGCCTGTTTTCATCTTCCGACAAAGGCATAAACCGCCGGACGATACGGACATCCTTATATCCCTTTTTCCAGAGCCGCTCATGAATAGACTGCTGTCCGACAAACTCATACAAACGGTTATAGGCATCGTTGTCACTGATCAGGAATATTCGTTTGATGTAATGATTGATGGAGGGAAGCCCGCTTTTCGCGGTACTGTCAGTATGCACGGTCAACTGCCCGCTTCCGCTGCTGTCGGTAAACATCGTGGTATTGCCATCCAGCCCCGGCACTTTCAGCTCCCGCATCTTTTCCAATGCCAGCAAGGCAACAGGCAGCTTCACGGTGCTGGCCGGATTAAAATACTGGTCTGCGTCCACATTGAGGTAATAATGCCGGAAATGCGGTTTGTTATTGGCATCCCGGTCAATTTGCGTGTAGATCAGCTGGTACCGGAAAGAGTCCGGATGCTGCAGCATATGCCGCAACAACGGCGTAGCCTCGCGGTTGAACATGTTTTTGAGCAGGGTATCTGTACGGGGCTGTGCCTGTGCAAAGGACAGGCAGCCGCAAAGCAACAACAACAAACAGTGACGCGTCATAGAGCAGCAATAGTGGTTCTGATTGCCAAAATATAAAATTATCAGCTGGCTACTAAGCGCTTTCTGATGTTTTCGTT
The Chitinophaga varians genome window above contains:
- a CDS encoding DUF6263 family protein, producing MKKLLGAIATLLTLSFAAKAQDYMSINYNFNKGEQFELEQKSRTETYTTVNETQQRVTRDYNNIITIDVTDVIPGKAVLTFRYKELRFNFNAKNQNIFVDAKVDKAEEPFQAGLKKLLDQPFTVELQSTGVITKIDGLDNLLSNAEAAFSSLKKNEQEAYKKLMKDQFGTDAFRAWLEQLLIMYPAHGIKTGTQWEESVPLRGGLIGRIDLYWNLQTWDSQTAKIGGTSKINTDKVQTLTLDDDIKATAEISGTTSSNYLVMRSSGMPSICVQNTEMNGNYTYKVNKAKGIKHDLKVPVKVITNASYKIKQMK
- a CDS encoding sterol desaturase family protein, which gives rise to MKFEKIKNKGQARLFESQYLEMLTKTHPLVIWGMYLPIIGYMLYYSHDSLGFEVGTVALIFVGAMLFWSLFEYIMHRFIFHFASESPRVQRFIYVMHGNHHEYPRDKQRLFMPPVPSLILASAIFGSQYIFLRQYTFMFFPGFLLGYLIYGSMHYAIHAWNPPFKFMKPLWRNHHLHHYKSEEKGFGVSSAFWDRVFGTFFDLDKEKEDKEKVKELMF
- a CDS encoding serine hydrolase; protein product: MTRHCLLLLLCGCLSFAQAQPRTDTLLKNMFNREATPLLRHMLQHPDSFRYQLIYTQIDRDANNKPHFRHYYLNVDADQYFNPASTVKLPVALLALEKMRELKVPGLDGNTTMFTDSSGSGQLTVHTDSTAKSGLPSINHYIKRIFLISDNDAYNRLYEFVGQQSIHERLWKKGYKDVRIVRRFMPLSEDENRRTNAIRFVKNGKTLYWQAPAVSTLQYDYSRNIRIGAGYMDKNDHLVSEPMDFTKHNNLPLQDLQQLLQSVIFPQSVPASQRFRITPEDYRFLYRYMSEYPSESTDPVYDTTEYFDSYTKFFLFKGAGRHIPSGIRVFNKTGWSYGFLTDAAYIVDFEHHVEFMLTGTVYVNRDGILNDDKYEYEEEGYPFFRDAGNILYQYELQRKRAYQPDLNEFRINYRQ